A window of Chloroflexota bacterium contains these coding sequences:
- a CDS encoding DUF1972 domain-containing protein, translating into MLGTRGVPASYSGFETCVEELGSRLVARGHQVTVYGRSHHIAYDQPFYKGMRLVNLPTIANKYFDTIVHSLLSSIHALTQGYDICLYFIAGNSLVTWIPRLAGQRTLINVDGLDWKREKWPPLAKRYIQFAERMSTILPNAVITDSKVVQQYYLETYGTESTYIAYGAELPRREPGKTLSRFGLEPGGYVLFVGRLVPENCAHHLVQAWLQLDTDLKCVIVGDSAYADAYKAQLRQLAGDDPRIIFTGYLFGEGYQELNSNAYAYVLTSGVGGTHPALVEAMAFGNAVVVHNTPENLETIDDAGLWYDGKAGAASLAPVLETLISAPALVDAYRSRAAERAAAVYSWEAVADSYESLFKLVLDHGKLLSQE; encoded by the coding sequence ATGTTGGGCACCCGAGGGGTGCCGGCCAGTTATAGCGGTTTCGAGACCTGCGTCGAAGAACTTGGCAGCCGGTTGGTGGCTCGAGGCCACCAGGTGACCGTCTATGGGCGCAGCCACCACATTGCCTATGATCAACCTTTCTACAAGGGCATGCGGCTGGTGAACCTGCCTACCATTGCCAACAAGTACTTTGACACCATCGTGCACAGCCTGCTTTCCAGCATACACGCCCTGACTCAAGGCTACGATATCTGTCTCTATTTCATCGCAGGCAACAGCCTGGTGACCTGGATTCCCCGACTGGCCGGCCAGCGAACCTTGATCAATGTGGACGGCCTCGACTGGAAGCGGGAAAAGTGGCCGCCCCTGGCGAAGCGCTATATCCAGTTCGCCGAACGAATGAGCACCATATTGCCCAATGCCGTGATCACCGACAGCAAGGTGGTTCAACAGTACTATCTGGAAACCTACGGCACTGAGTCGACCTATATCGCCTATGGCGCGGAGTTGCCCCGTCGAGAGCCGGGTAAGACCCTCTCCCGTTTTGGCCTTGAGCCAGGCGGATACGTGCTCTTCGTAGGGCGGCTCGTTCCCGAAAACTGCGCCCACCATCTGGTCCAGGCCTGGCTCCAACTCGACACCGACCTGAAATGTGTCATCGTTGGCGATTCTGCCTATGCCGATGCCTATAAGGCCCAACTGCGCCAGTTGGCCGGCGATGATCCCCGTATCATCTTCACCGGTTACCTCTTTGGTGAGGGTTATCAGGAACTGAACAGCAATGCCTATGCCTACGTATTGACCAGCGGCGTGGGGGGTACCCATCCTGCTCTGGTGGAAGCCATGGCCTTCGGCAATGCCGTCGTGGTCCACAATACGCCTGAAAACCTGGAGACCATCGACGATGCGGGGCTCTGGTACGATGGAAAGGCTGGCGCTGCCTCATTGGCGCCGGTGTTGGAGACGCTCATCTCAGCACCTGCTCTGGTCGATGCCTATCGCAGCCGCGCGGCGGAGCGGGCGGCCGCCGTCTATAGTTGGGAGGCGGTAGCCGATTCCTACGAATCCCTGTTCAAGCTGGTACTGGATCATGGAAAGCTTCTTTCGCAAGAGTAG
- a CDS encoding response regulator transcription factor yields the protein MAERILVVEDDPRMADLLRRGLIFEGYQVEMAEDGESGLIAARDKLPDLVILDLMLPGDLDGLEVCRRLRSAGDVPILMLTAKGALSDKVTGLDSGADDYLVKADFQFEELLARVRALLRRRQAPPSQEVLRFADLALHPASRESLRGERRLNLTAKEFDVLEVFMRHPRQVLTRDILYDRIWDYDFGGESNIIEVYMRYLRTKLEADGEPRLLHTVRSVGYVLREP from the coding sequence ATGGCTGAACGCATCTTGGTGGTCGAGGATGACCCGCGAATGGCGGATCTGCTTCGCCGGGGTCTGATCTTCGAAGGGTATCAGGTTGAAATGGCCGAGGATGGTGAGTCCGGGCTGATCGCAGCGCGGGACAAACTTCCTGATCTCGTGATTCTCGACCTGATGCTGCCCGGCGATCTGGATGGTCTGGAAGTCTGCCGCCGGTTGCGGTCCGCCGGCGATGTACCCATTCTCATGCTGACCGCCAAGGGTGCCCTCAGTGACAAAGTCACTGGACTCGACAGCGGTGCTGACGATTACCTGGTCAAGGCCGACTTTCAGTTCGAGGAGCTTCTTGCTCGGGTCCGCGCCCTGTTGAGACGTCGACAAGCGCCCCCTTCCCAGGAAGTGCTGCGTTTCGCCGATCTTGCCCTTCACCCGGCCAGCCGGGAATCCCTGCGCGGCGAACGCCGTCTAAACCTGACTGCCAAGGAGTTCGATGTCCTGGAAGTCTTTATGCGTCATCCAAGACAGGTGCTTACCCGGGATATTCTGTACGACCGCATCTGGGATTACGACTTTGGCGGTGAAAGCAATATCATCGAAGTCTACATGCGTTACTTGCGCACCAAACTGGAGGCGGACGGTGAACCTCGCCTTCTCCATACCGTCCGCAGTGTGGGCTACGTTTTGAGAGAACCCTAA
- a CDS encoding MFS transporter has translation MSWSDVLVTLYVRPVVTIEIIMSVPKTQQGFRPVLENKAFRRLWGSQALAQTAQNAIHFVLIVLIERLTGASVHLGLMILAFTLPAIIFAPISGVLIDRYPKKWILVGSNALRVITVLIYLVVLSSYSGETTGLLLITLYALTFTMSAIGQFFNPAETATIPMLVGQDQLMAANSLFNLTLALSQVIGLIILGPLAVKLIGVDRAFVLIAGMYLVAAILVSRLPKDEPATTPKSARSGWESAWAELKEGWEFVLKHPRVKLAMTNLTLIASLVMVLAMLAPGIASRVLHLAPEDAIVVFAPAGLGMLVAAILLGRWGYRMSKRRLTQFGLAAMVLGFAGFGWVSWRFQETNMRLPLDETMLKLPPAGAALILATIFISFFLGLAMSGVNIVSQTSLHENTTERVRGRVFAVQFMLNNLAGIPPMLAIGALADVIGIPQILLGISLVVLAVLIGTTYYQSSIIRQIRRPAGASARKAEFVADRDRESGGNTVVATSPSTEKGGGSAATPPSAESPQM, from the coding sequence TTGTCGTGGTCTGACGTGCTGGTGACGCTGTACGTGCGTCCGGTCGTCACCATCGAAATCATTATGTCCGTACCAAAGACGCAGCAGGGCTTTCGGCCCGTTTTAGAAAACAAAGCATTTCGCAGATTATGGGGCTCTCAGGCCCTGGCCCAAACCGCGCAGAACGCGATCCACTTTGTCCTGATCGTGCTCATCGAGCGGCTGACCGGCGCCAGCGTCCACCTCGGCCTCATGATTCTTGCCTTCACCTTGCCCGCTATCATCTTCGCCCCGATCAGCGGCGTCTTGATCGACCGCTACCCTAAAAAGTGGATACTGGTAGGCTCCAACGCCCTGAGGGTGATAACTGTTCTTATCTACCTGGTGGTTCTATCGAGCTATTCTGGCGAAACAACCGGCTTGTTGCTGATTACCCTGTACGCCCTGACCTTCACCATGTCGGCCATCGGGCAATTCTTCAACCCGGCGGAAACCGCAACCATTCCGATGTTGGTTGGCCAGGACCAGCTGATGGCAGCAAACTCCCTGTTCAACCTGACCCTGGCCCTCTCCCAGGTCATCGGCTTGATTATCCTCGGCCCGCTGGCCGTCAAACTGATCGGGGTGGACCGGGCCTTCGTTCTCATTGCGGGCATGTACCTGGTAGCAGCCATCCTGGTTAGCCGTCTGCCCAAGGATGAGCCAGCTACGACTCCCAAGTCGGCCAGATCCGGCTGGGAAAGTGCCTGGGCGGAACTGAAAGAGGGGTGGGAATTCGTCCTCAAGCACCCCAGAGTCAAGTTGGCCATGACGAATCTGACCTTGATCGCCAGTTTAGTCATGGTTCTGGCCATGTTGGCCCCTGGAATAGCCTCCCGCGTGCTACATCTTGCCCCGGAGGATGCCATCGTCGTTTTCGCTCCGGCAGGCCTGGGAATGTTGGTTGCAGCAATCCTGCTGGGCCGGTGGGGATACCGGATGTCCAAGCGCCGTCTGACCCAGTTCGGATTGGCGGCTATGGTGCTGGGTTTTGCCGGTTTTGGCTGGGTGTCGTGGCGCTTCCAGGAAACCAATATGCGCCTGCCCCTGGATGAGACAATGCTGAAATTGCCGCCCGCCGGGGCTGCGCTCATCCTGGCAACGATTTTCATCAGCTTCTTCCTCGGTCTGGCCATGTCTGGCGTGAATATCGTTTCTCAAACCTCGTTGCACGAGAATACGACGGAGCGAGTGCGTGGCAGGGTCTTTGCGGTCCAGTTCATGCTGAACAACCTGGCAGGCATCCCGCCCATGCTGGCCATCGGAGCATTAGCAGATGTGATCGGTATCCCTCAAATCCTGTTGGGAATTAGCCTGGTCGTACTCGCAGTGTTGATCGGCACCACCTACTACCAGTCCAGCATCATCCGGCAGATCCGTCGACCGGCTGGTGCAAGCGCGCGCAAAGCAGAATTCGTTGCAGACAGAGATCGGGAATCCGGGGGTAACACGGTTGTGGCAACGTCGCCCAGCACCGAAAAAGGCGGTGGATCAGCAGCAACGCCGCCATCTGCCGAGAGCCCCCAAATGTGA
- a CDS encoding ATP-binding protein — translation MTLRVRLTLWFTLLLALVLLAFAFLYHTVLSRTLFNHVDTALRSQAEQVVSIFEADFDPTKAQIPTAIVLAPQFFAQAATPDGRIIDTSDNLMDQTLPLPVHLLELNIQGEAEFFTWQDEASHLRIYSAPVQTPGGQVVATVQVGQSLEPIEDMLQLARLGLLIAGVIALILAAAGGYLISEAALRPLNEIAETASQIARTRDLEQRLEVTQPDDEVGRLAEAFNAMLERLQRLFRTQERLVADVSHELRTPLATIRGNLDLLRRGAAQDPEMLQEGLDAIGSETARMSRLIRDLLLLAEADAGVGLDLKPVELDTLLLEVYREALLIAHGRVKVRLGHEDQAMVDGDADRLKQLFLNLMSNAIKYTPDGGLVTLSLHCRPDGWVRVVISDTGIGIAEEDLSNIFDRFWRVDRARNRSAGGTGLGLSIARWIAEAHGGQLTVKSQLGKGSTFEVMLPRSD, via the coding sequence ATGACACTGCGTGTTCGCCTGACCCTCTGGTTTACTCTGTTACTGGCCCTGGTTCTGCTGGCCTTCGCATTTCTGTACCACACGGTTCTTTCGCGTACCTTGTTCAACCACGTGGATACAGCGTTGCGAAGCCAGGCAGAGCAGGTCGTCTCTATCTTTGAGGCAGACTTCGATCCAACCAAGGCCCAGATTCCCACTGCCATCGTTTTGGCGCCTCAGTTCTTTGCTCAGGCAGCTACTCCCGATGGTCGAATCATCGATACCTCCGATAATTTGATGGATCAGACTTTGCCTCTCCCTGTCCATTTGCTGGAGCTCAATATCCAGGGAGAGGCTGAGTTTTTTACCTGGCAAGATGAAGCAAGTCATCTCAGAATCTATAGCGCCCCGGTGCAGACCCCCGGAGGTCAGGTGGTCGCGACGGTCCAGGTCGGACAATCTCTCGAGCCGATCGAGGATATGTTGCAGTTAGCGCGTCTCGGCCTGTTGATTGCAGGGGTCATTGCATTGATCCTGGCAGCGGCCGGCGGTTATCTCATTTCCGAGGCAGCTCTGCGGCCGTTGAATGAAATCGCGGAGACAGCCAGCCAGATTGCTCGCACCCGGGATCTCGAGCAGCGTCTTGAGGTTACACAACCGGATGACGAGGTGGGGCGCCTGGCCGAGGCCTTCAACGCGATGCTGGAGCGCCTGCAACGTCTCTTCCGCACACAGGAACGACTGGTCGCCGACGTTTCCCATGAGCTGCGGACACCTCTGGCGACCATTCGCGGCAATCTCGATCTTCTCCGGCGCGGCGCGGCGCAGGACCCCGAAATGTTGCAGGAGGGACTGGATGCGATCGGCTCGGAGACGGCCCGGATGAGCCGATTGATTCGCGATCTGCTGCTGCTGGCTGAAGCAGATGCGGGGGTAGGGCTGGATCTCAAGCCGGTGGAACTGGATACGTTGCTGTTGGAGGTGTATCGGGAGGCGTTGCTGATTGCTCATGGACGGGTCAAGGTCCGCCTGGGCCATGAGGATCAGGCCATGGTAGATGGGGACGCCGATCGTCTTAAGCAGCTCTTTCTCAACTTGATGAGCAACGCAATCAAGTACACGCCTGACGGTGGCTTGGTAACCCTCAGTCTGCACTGCCGGCCCGACGGCTGGGTTCGGGTGGTCATCAGTGATACCGGAATCGGAATCGCCGAGGAGGATCTGTCGAACATCTTCGATCGATTCTGGCGAGTCGACAGGGCGCGCAACCGCAGTGCCGGCGGCACGGGGCTGGGATTGAGCATTGCGCGCTGGATCGCGGAAGCGCACGGCGGGCAACTGACGGTGAAAAGCCAACTTGGCAAAGGTTCGACGTTTGAGGTCATGTTACCTCGCTCCGATTGA
- the rpsU gene encoding 30S ribosomal protein S21 codes for MANVELRSGESQEQLLRRFRKEVTKSRILSTARKKRWFTPPSEVRRIKKQKAIRKARQAQRKRERRY; via the coding sequence ATGGCAAATGTCGAATTGCGTTCCGGTGAATCTCAGGAACAACTCTTGAGGCGTTTCCGCAAGGAAGTCACCAAGTCCCGTATCCTGTCCACCGCACGCAAGAAGCGTTGGTTTACACCTCCGAGCGAGGTGCGCAGGATCAAGAAGCAAAAGGCAATTCGCAAGGCGCGTCAGGCACAGCGCAAAAGAGAGCGAAGATATTAA
- a CDS encoding MoxR family ATPase: MSDVSTVKSFADRICDNVENVIIGKRPEIKTTIMALLCEGHLLIEDVPGVGKTMLARAIAKSIGCDFRRIQFTPDMLPSDVTGVSVFNQKTSEFEFRPGPIMTQIVLTDEINRATPKTQSALLEAMEERQVTVDGTTYPMARPFLVLATQNPIEYEGTFPLPEAQLDRFMMRITLGYPEPEDEIHILDSQQKIHPIGQLTQVVGADDLIDAQRAVTDVYVDSLIKEYIVAITGATRKHPDIYLGASPRGSLALYKTTRARAAVDAREFVIPDDVKAMAEPTLAHRLIVSPSARIKNVDPRSVLSEILDSVPVPGTRVRAS, from the coding sequence ATGTCTGATGTTTCAACCGTCAAGTCTTTCGCCGATCGCATCTGTGACAACGTGGAAAACGTCATCATTGGTAAGCGGCCGGAGATCAAGACGACGATCATGGCCTTGCTTTGTGAGGGACACCTCTTGATCGAGGATGTGCCCGGCGTGGGAAAAACGATGTTGGCGCGCGCCATCGCCAAATCGATCGGGTGCGATTTCCGACGCATCCAGTTCACACCCGACATGTTGCCCTCTGATGTGACCGGCGTATCCGTGTTCAACCAGAAAACCAGCGAGTTTGAGTTCCGGCCCGGGCCCATCATGACCCAGATCGTGTTGACCGATGAGATCAATCGAGCCACGCCCAAGACTCAGTCTGCCCTGTTGGAAGCCATGGAAGAGCGACAGGTCACGGTGGACGGTACTACCTACCCCATGGCCAGGCCATTCCTGGTTCTGGCCACCCAGAACCCGATTGAGTACGAAGGCACCTTTCCTTTGCCAGAGGCTCAACTGGATCGTTTCATGATGCGAATCACCCTCGGCTATCCCGAACCCGAGGATGAGATACACATTCTGGACTCCCAACAGAAGATCCATCCTATCGGGCAGCTGACGCAAGTGGTGGGAGCTGATGATCTGATCGATGCCCAGCGTGCTGTGACCGATGTCTATGTGGACTCTTTGATCAAGGAATACATCGTCGCCATTACCGGTGCGACCCGCAAACATCCAGACATCTACCTGGGCGCCAGCCCCCGTGGTTCATTGGCTCTTTACAAGACCACGCGCGCCCGGGCTGCGGTAGATGCACGGGAGTTCGTGATTCCTGATGACGTCAAGGCCATGGCTGAGCCGACCCTGGCTCACAGGCTAATCGTCAGCCCTTCAGCCCGCATCAAAAACGTGGATCCTCGCTCCGTGCTGAGTGAAATCCTGGACTCCGTGCCGGTACCTGGCACGCGGGTTCGGGCCAGTTAA
- a CDS encoding Nif3-like dinuclear metal center hexameric protein, with protein sequence MNRNELTDYLDRYLRINEIEDYGPQGLQVEGADEVSRIAFTVDAGLPCIDAAVKVGAQMQIVHHGVFWGQAEPLRGGFGRRIHRLFETQLNLYAAHLPLDAHPEVGNNAELARILSLVVDSWFCNVKGTDLGVVCSTPEGGIALESLVDTLTARLGVEPRVLAHGPTTTQRIAILSGAGASHAGEAANLGADTLITGETSHSQFYSAHDHQINLIFAGHYATETVGLKALGRHLNGKFGLETVFIDLPTGM encoded by the coding sequence ATGAACAGAAACGAATTGACAGACTATCTGGACAGGTATCTTCGCATCAACGAGATCGAGGACTATGGCCCCCAGGGCTTGCAGGTTGAGGGCGCTGATGAGGTAAGCCGCATCGCGTTTACCGTGGACGCCGGCCTGCCCTGCATCGATGCAGCAGTGAAAGTCGGTGCCCAGATGCAGATCGTTCACCATGGGGTGTTCTGGGGTCAAGCGGAACCGCTTCGAGGAGGATTCGGACGCAGGATTCACCGCCTTTTTGAGACCCAGCTAAATCTGTATGCAGCGCACCTGCCCCTGGATGCTCATCCGGAAGTGGGCAACAATGCTGAATTGGCCCGCATTCTTTCCCTGGTTGTAGATAGCTGGTTTTGCAACGTCAAGGGTACCGATCTTGGCGTGGTATGCAGCACGCCGGAAGGTGGCATAGCGCTGGAGTCGCTCGTGGACACATTGACAGCTCGCCTGGGAGTAGAACCAAGAGTTCTGGCGCATGGGCCCACGACCACCCAACGAATCGCTATTCTTTCTGGCGCCGGCGCTTCCCACGCGGGAGAAGCGGCCAATCTGGGTGCCGACACACTCATTACTGGCGAGACATCCCACTCTCAATTCTACAGTGCCCATGACCATCAGATCAACTTGATTTTCGCGGGCCATTACGCCACGGAGACGGTGGGTCTCAAGGCGTTGGGGCGGCACCTCAACGGCAAGTTCGGTCTGGAAACCGTATTCATCGACTTGCCCACAGGCATGTAG
- the infA gene encoding translation initiation factor IF-1, protein MAANSKEEKLVLEGKVIEALPNTTFRVELENGHKVLAYLSGKMRKHYIRVLLGDNVRVELSPYDLTRGRIVYRHRTPRVRV, encoded by the coding sequence GTGGCAGCAAATTCTAAAGAAGAAAAACTTGTTTTGGAAGGTAAAGTTATCGAAGCTTTGCCCAACACAACGTTCCGCGTGGAGTTGGAAAATGGGCACAAGGTCCTGGCCTATTTGTCTGGCAAGATGCGAAAGCACTACATCCGGGTTCTTCTCGGTGACAATGTGCGCGTTGAACTTTCGCCATACGACCTCACTCGAGGACGCATTGTTTATCGACATCGAACTCCGCGTGTCCGGGTCTGA
- a CDS encoding DUF951 domain-containing protein, with translation MTIEIRLGDVVRLRKPHPCGGYEWEIVRLGADIGLLCTTCGRRVLLTRREFEKRVKTFVRRGDPASGAAPNSGVSVPPPSPG, from the coding sequence ATGACTATCGAAATTCGCCTGGGAGACGTGGTTCGCCTCCGGAAACCCCACCCCTGTGGTGGCTATGAATGGGAAATCGTTCGCCTGGGTGCCGACATCGGTCTGCTTTGCACGACCTGTGGTCGTCGTGTCCTTCTGACGCGACGGGAGTTTGAGAAACGGGTAAAAACATTCGTGCGGCGCGGTGACCCTGCCAGCGGCGCGGCGCCAAATAGTGGAGTATCAGTACCCCCTCCCTCGCCAGGCTAG